ttgacgagcgcgctttcctatgcgatatccatatcgttttgcgatagatgtcgtcttttttggatctgtcgggtgaatctgcacctccttagaatttttctctcgtgttgaaagttgattctttatttggccttccagcgtaccgcgacgtcgtaatcagtcatgctttttgacgccaagtactcggcttgcatcccgaaagtttacgccaacccgtgaaaatccttgtcgcacttatcggctaaggcaaagcttcccttgattgtgattggtcctcttggtccgggcaacctccacaacaggtatgtatagtgtggtactgccataaatctagcatatgctggtcgtcccaacagagcgtggtattgtgatggaaaatccacgacttcaaattcgagcttctcgattctataattttctcgggtcccaaattgaacatcgagattgatttttcccaatggataacttggtttctctggtgtaatgccgtggaaccttgtgtctattggtttcaagtttgctaaggatatgttcatcttcctcaatgtatctgcatacatgaggttcaagctgctgccgccgtctatgaacactcgagagacatcaaatcctgcgataatcgcTGCGAGAATAAGTGCCGAtcgcctggtcgaggaacttgctgcggatgatccgctattgtgaagccgatatcttgtcccgaccaattaaggtactcaatcgttggtggaggcattttctcgccataaacactgtcgtgagattactttttgagctctattggacggccttcccttcgaatcatcaacaactttgctccgttggaattaggatcaacatagggtggtggtgcagtgctgccgctattcttagctggtgtcgattgtcctctgtaatcgcgggaggtggcgggagatgaacctcgctcctaggctcccgagggtttctccgtgctgctcgagcgtgagcattttctcgcgtatccgaacattgctcgaaaatttcgacagtctttctgcagtgccccgactgtcttttcccgttctttgtcgaggaagaagtgcatccggcacggtccgttcagcatttcctcgggggacacgaaaggtcttggaaacctcggcccactattttgcctcgttgcgtgaatcatccctattatcacctcgctgttcaccgcttctcacggtaatcatctctgttgcctccgtatttgtccgaaaacccgcCGAAATTTGTCCCGGGGCGTCGTAGTTAcgagtacgtccgaggaaatcttcgcctcggttgatagtttcgaccacggtcctcctctggcgactgtgtcgtttgttgtggacagcgtcttctccatctgcccatttatttgctatctccattaacgcggatcttgtccttggattggtccttcccaaatcctcgacaaagtctccacgccgactcccgcgacaaacgcatctattgctctctcgtcagatatgttttctgccgagtttttgatgatattccacctacggatgtactttctcattggctcatctcggcttttgtcgacacgctctcaactcctctaacgatgcgggtttttgcacgtggatctgaagttcttgacgaacacgtcctcgaaactttcccaattgtcgatggatcccggagcgagtttctttatccatgatcgtgcggcaccactcgggtgcacctggatgctttgcatggctgttgccctagttcctctgtcggcttcaccgtctccgagatagtcgactagccaatcctgcggatcttgaaggccgtcgaatttcttgaaattatcgggtaacttgaatcccgaggggactcgtgtttttcggactctcctcgtgaagcatggtaagccgcacatatcttcgtcgttaagttcggggattgccgatgatcccttacgCTTTGCCGCGCtacgtcgactcttgcttgtcttcttgtgtctcttgctccacttggcccttcaaagCCGTCTTTGCcgttgctgctgcgggtcgcggaCGATTTTGCCTTGCCCCTGCTTCGGGAGGGGTTGATATAACCGCTGtcgccatagctccaactcctgctcccgCGATatggtacagtgtttcccttgggtcaccggaggtggtttagatgcaaggataaaagcatgtgtcgccatatacccagcctccggtgtcttagggatgatgtttcctcttgtatctatcgacataaaggacatgtcgaggttttgaaccaagtgctctctttccgcttcgggtatgtgttgcgatCTTGACCTTGctcgttccgcgcctcccgatggctatcacccgtagttctagattgtcgacttagatccgcccttctccccgccggatgcgaagctgcctcctttctcccgttcaactccaccgtctgtttttccaattccctggcagctcgtgcgagcctatattgatatgcttgcaattcttccggtgtggctgtggtagccattggttgtgccgttcatagctctcgcagctctgtcccacgccgcttgtgaaagttgaactctatctcgcggctctggcccgacgtatttgttgcccaagccttgtcgcagattggagggatcgacgtatggatttcccaaactgtcgaaagcctcagatgtctcttcttgattttcaatggcgtaaatctgatgatactttgtactcagatctatgttgggtttggtgacatcgtcgttgagattgatgaagaccttgcccactgtcaaagatttgtcgatgaagtcgtaactgtcgacattgcttgaaccatcgcttatatatgaatccgcagatgactcaaacgacatgtcgttgaagatcttggcgagtttctctcttgctctgatgctgacgtagcgtgtcgccgaggtttcttcttctcctgattcatttgacgatgtatagcttgaaaaatcggaatcggccactgatgattccgacgaaatcggaatctcgacacgatacgatccttccttctcgacgcgaaagtggaaccttccgaacgtcatctccatgggctccgccagatacgcatatgcatccaaacgggagggtgggtgaggaacaaaatcgacaagaccagtagcgatctgtttacctcgatccattgtgttgcttgcggttgacgatgtcgaagatcttgagcgtgccatcgagatcagctccttacgcctctaattcccacagacggcgccaattgacaaggtattgacttgtcaatgcctatggattgtaggctagggtttagttagaagtagagggtaagtagatctcgaaggtttcagccgaaaagtactcgacgaatatgaaaactagggtttgcagacaatgattcgattgattctttgtccctcgactcccccttatatatgaggtggagccgagggatccgtgctatacaagtttacatagtccgggacggtttctaactcatcccgccagatcacaaacaacacttcctattacaactctatctttccttagtaaatcttgggctcccgaatcttcttattcttcgggtattgggcttccagtaaaccccgggtaccatcttcggcaggcccatttgggatgcctatgtcagcgagAGCTCCCCTTACCGCGATGGCATCGGCTCCCTCGGCGTTGAGGAGTGTCGCCTCCCCCATTGAACAGGGTGAGCTTTATCCACCGCATGGTCTCAACCTCCGCGGCCACACCCGCACCGCCCCCACGTGGGGGACATCACCCTTCCCCGTTGACCGTTGTTGTGCTCCTCCAGGCTGCCATGCAGGTGCCTATGTGTCGGTTCTGTTACCGCAAAGCGTTGACTCTTTTTGGTGGATTTTACCGCGACGACTTGCTATATAGTTACTTTCTTTTGCTAGTACATATGTTGTTCTCGAGATGCTACAATGCTTTTCTTTACGTCTTTAACCATCTCGGGAAAAATCTTGCTATGACGTTTCTGGTGGAATCTTCGGCGATTTTCCATACCCGGCGAGCTTTTAATTCTTATTTTTTTATACGAATCATTTTGCTACTCTACAATAAAAATAAAACTTTTTTCCGATAAACAACTGCGTTTGTTTGGGACAGAATTGAACACGTGGCAACGAGAGGAGGCGGTGATCAAGGAAAAAACCCTAGGAGGCTCAACATGGTCCATAAGATAATAAACTAAGAAAATAAACTGAAAAATATAGACGACCCTGGACGTCTCTCCTCTCCCGCCACTGTAGCTGAGAGGGGCGATTTTTAGATCTTCCCGGCCGATCCACCTCCTCCCCGTCGATCCGCCGGATCCCTCACCCTCCGGCGGCCGCttcggcggcgggagggtgggggaTCCCCGCCTCACGGTGGTGTACAGCGTAGGTTCAGTAGGGGCTTCAGCCGGTGGCGCCGTGGAGGTGGTGGGGTCGCCGGCGGTGGTTTTGTTGCAGGTTCGCGTCCTCTCCGACGACGGTGCTCCGTGGAGCTTCGTGGTGGTGCGCCTGCTTCTCTGGCGCCCGCGGATCGGTGGATCTGCGTCGTGCGCCGTTCCTCGGCCAGATCTTGCGCGGCGGCGGATCTGGTTCCCGAATAAGATGGAGTTGCTGTTGGTGTTGACCACGTCGGTGGCGGTGGCGTCGCAGGGTGGAGGCTCCTCGTTGGAGCTGAGTGGCGTCGACTTCCCCGTCCGTGCAGGGGATCCTCCCAATCCAAGGCTCAGGGGAGAAGGTGCGGCGGCCCGCCGGCGCAACGTTCTCGTTGTCGTCCTCGGCATCGGGGTCCAGAAGGATCATCTTGTAATTTTCTTCTTTGTACTGGACTGTTCTGTAAGAACCGGGGTTTAATACTATCAGtgatttctcgcaaaaaaaagATAATAAACTGAAAAACAATTGCACAAAGTCAAATGCTGCTGCACCGACCACCGTCAAGCACGCACACGGCACACGCGGCTGCCACGCTTGCCGCTCCCCCCATATCGCCACATATCGCCATCGAAACTAAACTCTCAAGTGCCACGGAAAAGACCGTTCTGCCCCTGCTTCCGAAATATCGAATCGGAAATAATAATGCCGGCCGGTGGCCGCACGGGCGCCAGAGCCTGACAATCTCCATTCCCACTTCTACCCTCCTTCCTCGCGGCCGGACGGCGATCCCCTCTGCTCCGGCGGCGCGTCCGCGCCCCCACCGCTCTTGCCCGTTGCCCGCCATCCTCCCCTCCTCCCCGTTCTTCTAACCCCATCCGGATCCGCCCCCGCCGGAACACGCGCCTTCCGCTCCTCCCGTCGCGCGCCAAGAAACGAAAGAAAGAAAATGGCGGTGGTTCTCGCGTGGCTGAACGCGAGGGTCGTCGACCCGGTGATGCAGGTGATCCAGAGGTAAGCCCGCCCAGGCCTTCCTCCGATTGCAGCCAGCACCAGCCCTACGTTTTTCGTCCAGGTTTTGTTTGGCCTTACCCTGTCTTCCGATTGCGGTGCAGGGGCGCGGAGCCGAAGCAGCTCGCCTTCTCCGCCGCGCTCGGCCTCACCATCGGGATCTTCCCCATCTGCGGTACGCCCCCCCGTCCGCCCCTCCCGCACGTTTAATCACCTCCTACCTACCTGTTTTCCACCAAACCCGAAATGAATCCACCACCGGTTTCCGATGTTGCGTGGCCGTGGCGTGTCGGCACACAACAGCAGTATGCGCGTCGTCGTAGTAGTTGAAGAGAACACTAGTATTAGGCTTCTGAAAACAGCATGCTATACCCATAAGCCGTTCATGTGCATCTGTAACTATTAATGCTTTTCTATCAAACTAATTTGGCTGTTTAGTGTTTTGTCTGCTGTGTTTTGTTCACTAACCGAATCATGCATCCCTGGTGTCAAAAAAGTTGTGGCCTTAAGATTTTACGCTGTAAGAACCTCTGAAATATTACATGTAGGTTAGGGAACCCGCTCGAGAGATTTTACGCGCGTTCTACCGCCGTCGCTGGCCTTGTCATAGCATTTCTCAAAGCAACTTTACACAACTTATTGACCCTTTCCGTGATCTGCAGGGACCACTGTTATTATCGGTGGAGTCGCTGTAGCGGCGCTGGGGGCTCGCTGCAACGCTGTTACTCTTATGGTTCTGAATCTGGCTGCTACTCCTCTCGAGCTAAGGTAAGCACGGACTCGACATCAAATACACCAAATCGAAACTCTATTGTCTGGTTCGCTTGTAAGGTATTATTTACATGGACATGTCTCGAGCCTTGGCGCCGAAAGCTACAGACTTTAGCTCTATACCGCTgaactttttttttgtttcactTAAATTCCACTCAAATTACGGACTGTTACTAATTGTACCATTTTCATCCACTTAACCACTTATGGCCAATTTGTCTTTCTGCACTACAGAACAATTAATTTATCTTTTTGTTTGTAAAAGTAGGTATGTATCAAGCTTTAATAACAGGACAGGTTTATGTGCTCAATTACTTCCTTCCAATTTAGCGTCCCAGGTTTCTTCGTAGGGCCTACTTTGATCATACATAACATATATCAGTGTGCCCATGCCTCGAATCTGCTTCGTTCACTATGCTATTTCACAAAAATGTGGTTGCTGTAAATGCATTGCTGTAGCTAGTTAATACGTATAATGGTCTTGAACAACTCGTACCCTTTTTATGACTTGTTTAGTGCCGTGTGAAGTTGCTCAGGGCCTCAGGGGATTAATTGTTTTTTTTTTAGTTTGGCCTCACACATGGATTGCGATAGAAGTAACAGTCTAAATGATTAAAAATAGTTGGGGGAAAAACCATGCATACATGGGCCAAATATTGCGAGGAAAAAGTTATATTGGAGGGTACTTTATATATCTCCATGATACCTAGAGTATTTCCTTTTGCATCTCAACAATGCAGTAGGTTTGATCTGTGAAATTTTACATGGCACCGAACTTGCATACCCCTTCTCTATTCTTTATTTAAAAAATTGAACACTTTATCTCCCAGCTTTGCATTGATTTAGCTCATTTTCACTAGATATATGCCCCTTTGTACCAAGCCTAGCGATGTAGGCTATAAGTTGACATGTTTTAATTGATTCATAGCTACCAGTGAATTTGCACTTTTCCGGATCCTCTCTATATGTATTCAATGTGTTTGGCAGTGTGTGTTTTCCTGATTACATTTTCCTCAGCTTGATCATTCCTTTCTTACGTTTGGGAGAAGCACTCACGGGCAGTGACCCCTTCCCCTTGACATCTGATGCGTTCAAGATGGTCATCACTGGCCACGCCTCAAAAGATGTGCTACTTAGCATCGTTCATGCGGTTAGTAAAAAGCTTCACCATCAGTTTATCTCTTTCACAGAAAAGGAGCACCGTGTTGTCTTTCTCTCAAAAACGCTGACATGACTGTTGCCTTTGTTGAATACAGATGCTCGGTTGGCTGGTTGCTGCACCAGTTGTGCTGGCTGTGCTCTACACCATATTCGTGCCTTGTTTCAAGTACCTGGTCGGCAGGTTTGGTGGCATTCCTTCGAGCCCCAGGACGCCGATGAAAGTGGTATAATGTTAGCTGTTTTCTCTAGAGCAGCCTGTTAATGCTTCTGAAGCTGTGTGTGTCGATTCATCTTTATATTGCTTATTGAGATGGTCCGGTCAACTTTTTACTGAGCCGTTAATACTCCTGAACGCTGGCGTTTAAATAGGCAGTGTATTTCTCACTATGTTAAGTCATCATTTTCTTCTTCTTTGGAGCATGTGTGCTACTCGCCGGTTTCAGTTATACTCCACAGATTAGCATTTCAGGAGTTGAGGGGTTGTATCTCTATATGTTTTCTTAGCGGAAAATTCTCAGCATGTTAAGTTGCAGCCTATCTTTTTTCTTTCCAGCAGTTATGCTACTACTAGTTTCAAACCTGATTATATTTCAATTACTTTGGAAAACTATGACTTGTTCATCAGTTTCTATTTTATCCCTAGGTTTTGCTTTGCCCGAATGAATCTGAATCCGAAAACGGACTTGGACCGTTACTCGTCCATGGCGACTGATCTTACAGTGCTGTGATCTGGACACCATCCGCCATTCTCATCAGCATTTGTGTCCCATGAGCTTCTGTTGACTCATATAGTCCCGCATTATGTAAACTGCCGGCCCTGTTGTGTGCTGATACTATGATGCTAATTGTATTATGATGCTTAACTGTTACTCCCATTAGGGACAGCTTGTGTGCAAGTCGTGGAACTCTAGGCCTAAGGGCAATATGTACAGGTAACACCAGATGTGTTAAGATACCTCTAATACAATATATACGATACAACATGTACAGGTAGCAGGTTATGTATTAAGATACCTCTCTGATACAATATAAAATACAACAACACATATTAAGTTGTTGCTTGAGCTCAAGTCTCTATAGGTTCTTCGTGAAGAAGTACAACTGTTGAGCTTGAGTCTGTATGTCAACTGAAGCTCAGAAGACACATTCTGGCACGTGAGCTCTATGCTTTATTAAAGCCACTTAGGGACTCTAAGAAGATTCCACATAAGCAAAAGCAACAGATAAATACTAGCATTAAAAAAATGATGAGATTAAAAGTATATCATGAGACTTCTTGGCCGATTTCTATCTTGATTCTCCTGCAACTGTTATTGCTACATACAGTACATACACACAGGTAGTACATTTTATTTTGACATGAAGTACAAAACTCTCGTGCTCATTAGTTCCATCAAGGAATCGTGTTACTTTATCAGCTCCAACTTCTCACTGCATAAACTTGCACTAAAAGCTATCTGTAAAGCAAAGAAAGCATAATCTGGCCACCAATTATAAAGCACCCGACAAGAACAAATACTTCGCTACCCAGGGAGGCAGGGACAGAAACTCATATTAACTTGTGCTACAAAACTGGTTCTAGGGTTCTTCAGCATATATTGATCCAAGATATAGT
This Lolium perenne isolate Kyuss_39 chromosome 1, Kyuss_2.0, whole genome shotgun sequence DNA region includes the following protein-coding sequences:
- the LOC127327874 gene encoding uncharacterized protein, whose amino-acid sequence is MAVVLAWLNARVVDPVMQVIQRGAEPKQLAFSAALGLTIGIFPICGTTVIIGGVAVAALGARCNAVTLMVLNLAATPLELSLIIPFLRLGEALTGSDPFPLTSDAFKMVITGHASKDVLLSIVHAMLGWLVAAPVVLAVLYTIFVPCFKYLVGRFGGIPSSPRTPMKVVLLCPNESESENGLGPLLVHGD